The Saccopteryx leptura isolate mSacLep1 chromosome 2, mSacLep1_pri_phased_curated, whole genome shotgun sequence genome has a window encoding:
- the ENTPD8 gene encoding ectonucleoside triphosphate diphosphohydrolase 8, whose protein sequence is MKLTCKEWVLTALLATMAASAITTLILILVEATDVLLPAGTKFGIVFDAGSSHTSLFVYRWPADKENDTGVISQALVCQVKGPGISSYASNPAQAGESLRDCLEEALAAIPEAHHRQTPMFLGATAGMRLLSQKNSSQAGDVFAAVTQALRQAPVDFQGAELLSGQDEGAFGWITINYVLSLLVKYSFSGEWIRPPEGKLVGALDMGGASTQITFVPRGPILDKSTQATFRLYGFEHRVYTHSYLCFGRDQMLNRLLAQLVQSSPNALIRHPCYHSGYAGTLSLVPLYESPCVQDTAPPGLPQNLTVEGLGNPAACVSAIRDLFNFSSCQGRGDCAFNGVYQPPVQGQFYAFSNFYYTFHFLNLTSGQPLATVNATVWEFCQKPWKLVEATWPGEGPRLRDYCASGLYLLTLLLDGYGFSKETWPSLEFRKQAGGTDIGWTLGYMLNLTSMIPAEPPARWRAESYGIWVASIVFVVLTLVAVLAAAAAQLLWPRD, encoded by the exons ATGAAGCTGACCTGCAAGGAGTGGGTCCTCACGGCCCTGCTGGCCACCATGGCGGCCTCAGCTATCACCACGCTCATCCTCATCCTGGTGGAGGCCACCGACGTCCTGCTGCCCGCAGGCACCAAG TTTGGGATCGTGTTCGACGCCGGTTCCTCCCACACGTCCCTCTTTGTGTATCGGTGGCCGGCGGACAAGGAGAACGACACCGGTGTGATCAGCCAGGCCCTGGTCTGCCAGGTGAAAG GGCCTGGAATCTCCTCTTATGCCTCCAACCCTGCACAGGCTGGTGAGAGCCTGAGGGACTGCCTGGAGGAGGCGCTGGCAGCAATCCCAGAGGCCCACCATCGGCAAACGCCCATGTTCCTGGGGGCCACGGCTGGCATGAGGCTGCTCAG CCAGAAGAACAGCTCTCAGGCGGGGGACGTCTTTGCAGCGGTCACCCAGGCCCTGCGCCAGGCGCCTGTGGACTTCCAGGGTGCTGAGCTCCTGTCTGGTCAGGACGAAGGTGCCTTTGGTTGGATCACTATTAACTACGTCCTGAGCTTGCTGGTCAAG TACTCCTTCTCTGGAGAGTGGATCCGGCCTCCGGAGGGGAAGCTGGTGGGCGCCCTGGACATGGGTGGGGCCTCCACCCAGATCACGTTTGTGCCCAGAGGACCCATCCTGGACAAGAGCACCCAGGCCACCTTCCGCCTCTACGGCTTCGAACACCGTGTCTACACCCACAGCTACCTCTGCTTTGGGCGTGACCAGATGCTGAACAGGCTCTTGGCCCAGCTGGTGCAG agCAGCCCAAATGCCCTGATCCGCCACCCATGCTACCACAGCGGCTACGCGGGCACCCTGTCTCTGGTCCCCCTGTACGAGTCACCTTGTGTCCAGGACACAGCTCCCCCAGGCCTCCCCCAGAACCTGACTGTGGAAGGCCTGGGGAACCCCGCAGCCTGCGTCTCAGCCATCCGGGATCTCTTCAACTTCTCCAGCTGCCAGGGCCGAGGAGACTGCGCCTTCAATGGGGTCTACCAGCCCCCCGTGCAGGGCCAGTTCTAC GCCTTCTCCAACTTCTATTACACCTTCCACTTCCTGAATCTCACCTCTGGGCAGCCACTGGCCACTGTCAATGCCACCGTCTGGGAGTTCTGCCAGAAGCCCTGGAAGCTG GTGGAGGCCACCTGGCCCGGGGAGGGGCCCCGGCTACGTGACTACTGTGCCTCCGGCCTGTACCTCCTCACGCTCCTGCTGGATGGCTACGGGTTCAGCAAGGAGACCTGGCCTAGCCTCGAGTTTCGCAAGCAG GCCGGAGGCACCGACATCGGCTGGACGCTGGGCTacatgctgaacctgaccagCATGATCCCGGCGGAGCCGCCCGCCCGGTGGCGGGCAGAGAGCTACGGCATCTGGGTGGCCAGCATCGTCTTCGTGGTGCTGACGCTGGTGGCCGTTCTCGCAGCCGCCGCAGCCCAGCTCCTCTGGCCCCGGGACTGA